A genomic segment from Ignavibacteriota bacterium encodes:
- a CDS encoding glycoside hydrolase family 97 protein, translating to MTPLLASGTPDNGHTVSSPDTRTQITIAVGDQVTFAVKRDGVILVRPSPIGMTFTNGIAAGVHATVKRTSTRSENRTVPRVIHQKSSTVLEAFNERTIEFKDGTSLIVRAYDLGVAYRWSIGWKGETIVSAETFTIDLPGEPMVWFPEETSFMSHNERLYTHAALKTITEKQFASTPTLLATEGGKHILISESDLRDYPGLWLNGTGANALHGLWPAFVLEEKKKNDRDVEPVKRADHLAKTMAPRVFPWRMLAIADHDRDLLTNDLVFLLSQPSQIKDPSWIKPGKVAWDWWNANNIYNVDFRAGINNETYKYYIDFASKHGIEYVILDEGWYPLGDLLTQEPGINVPELVAYGKSRNVGIILWVIWKTLEDQMQPALDLFASWGVKGIKVDFMQRDDQWMVNYYWNTSREAAARKLLVDFHGAYKPSGLNRTWPNMLTSEGVRGLENAKWSTVTPKHCVTLPFTRMVAGPMDFTPGAMINIPEKSFKPMWATPASMGTRCQQLAMYVVYESPLQMLCDSPTNYMREEDCMKFLGPVPAVWDRTIALDAKVGSYVLMARKSGDDWYVGGMTDEEGRVLPLDLSFLGEGAWTADIWQDGINADRNGNDYKHVTQPVSAGTKLEVRMAPGGGWVARIHK from the coding sequence ATGACACCACTTCTTGCCTCCGGCACCCCGGACAACGGCCATACCGTATCGTCCCCCGACACCAGGACGCAGATCACCATCGCGGTCGGCGATCAGGTGACATTTGCGGTGAAGCGCGACGGCGTGATCCTCGTCCGGCCATCGCCGATCGGCATGACATTCACGAATGGGATCGCAGCGGGCGTGCACGCGACCGTGAAGCGCACCTCCACGCGCTCCGAGAACCGTACCGTGCCGCGCGTCATCCACCAGAAGAGCAGCACCGTCCTGGAAGCATTCAACGAACGCACCATCGAATTCAAGGACGGCACCTCGCTCATCGTCCGTGCCTACGATCTCGGTGTGGCGTACCGCTGGAGCATCGGGTGGAAGGGCGAGACGATCGTGTCGGCGGAAACGTTCACCATCGATCTCCCCGGCGAACCGATGGTGTGGTTCCCGGAAGAGACCAGCTTCATGTCGCACAACGAACGCCTGTATACCCACGCCGCGCTGAAGACGATCACCGAGAAGCAGTTCGCCAGCACCCCCACCCTGCTCGCCACCGAGGGCGGCAAACACATTCTCATCTCGGAATCGGACCTGAGAGACTACCCCGGCTTGTGGCTCAACGGCACCGGCGCGAATGCCCTCCACGGGCTGTGGCCGGCCTTCGTCCTGGAAGAGAAGAAGAAGAACGACCGTGATGTGGAACCGGTGAAGCGGGCGGACCATCTCGCGAAGACGATGGCGCCACGGGTATTCCCCTGGCGCATGCTTGCGATCGCCGACCATGACCGCGACCTGCTGACGAACGATCTCGTTTTCCTGCTCTCGCAGCCATCGCAGATCAAAGACCCATCCTGGATCAAGCCGGGCAAGGTGGCTTGGGACTGGTGGAACGCGAACAACATCTACAATGTGGATTTCCGTGCGGGCATCAACAACGAGACCTACAAGTACTACATCGACTTCGCGTCGAAACACGGCATCGAGTACGTCATTCTGGATGAGGGCTGGTACCCGCTGGGCGACCTCCTCACGCAGGAACCCGGCATCAACGTCCCCGAACTCGTTGCCTACGGCAAGAGCAGGAACGTCGGCATCATCCTCTGGGTGATCTGGAAGACCCTCGAGGATCAGATGCAGCCGGCGCTGGACCTGTTTGCTTCTTGGGGGGTCAAGGGCATCAAGGTGGACTTCATGCAGCGCGACGACCAGTGGATGGTGAACTACTACTGGAACACATCGCGCGAAGCCGCGGCGCGGAAGCTGCTCGTGGACTTTCATGGCGCGTACAAGCCCTCGGGCCTGAACCGCACATGGCCCAACATGCTCACGAGTGAAGGCGTGCGCGGACTGGAGAACGCGAAGTGGTCTACCGTGACACCGAAGCACTGCGTCACGCTGCCGTTCACGCGCATGGTCGCCGGGCCGATGGACTTCACGCCCGGGGCGATGATCAACATCCCCGAGAAGTCTTTCAAGCCCATGTGGGCGACCCCGGCAAGCATGGGCACACGGTGCCAGCAGCTCGCCATGTACGTGGTGTATGAAAGCCCGCTCCAGATGCTCTGCGACAGTCCGACCAACTACATGCGTGAAGAAGACTGCATGAAGTTCCTCGGGCCCGTCCCCGCGGTATGGGACCGGACGATCGCCCTTGATGCGAAGGTCGGTTCCTACGTCCTGATGGCACGGAAGAGCGGCGACGACTGGTACGTCGGGGGAATGACCGATGAGGAAGGGCGGGTGCTCCCGCTCGACCTTTCGTTCCTCGGTGAGGGGGCATGGACGGCGGACATCTGGCAAGACGGCATCAATGCCGACAGGAACGGGAACGACTACAAACACGTGACGCAGCCCGTGAGCGCCGGCACCAAACTGGAAGTCCGTATGGCGCCCGGCGGCGGGTGGGTGGCACGCATCCATAAATGA
- a CDS encoding DUF3267 domain-containing protein codes for MRQVNLMAIPVALIPALLIVLLYAGVHGWAAFKATVGIFRQPGLSLAILAGGIILHELLHGAAWAYYGQKSLSAITFGVHWPTLTPFAHCREALTVEAYRIGALVPAIALGLVPTLLAVFGGLPWLLFPAVLFSAAAGGDLLIIWLLRNEHGTSMVLDHPDRAGCIVYDPPSSQDVLV; via the coding sequence ATGCGGCAGGTCAACCTGATGGCGATCCCTGTCGCCCTCATTCCCGCACTCCTCATCGTGCTCCTGTATGCCGGCGTGCACGGATGGGCGGCCTTCAAGGCGACGGTCGGCATCTTCCGTCAGCCCGGCCTCTCGCTCGCGATCCTCGCGGGTGGTATCATCCTTCATGAACTGCTGCATGGCGCGGCATGGGCATACTACGGACAGAAGTCGCTGTCCGCCATCACCTTCGGGGTCCACTGGCCGACACTGACGCCGTTCGCGCATTGCCGCGAGGCGCTCACGGTCGAGGCCTACCGCATCGGCGCGCTGGTACCGGCGATCGCCCTCGGCCTGGTTCCGACCCTGCTGGCGGTATTCGGTGGCTTGCCGTGGCTCCTGTTCCCGGCTGTCTTGTTCTCCGCGGCGGCCGGGGGAGACCTCCTCATCATCTGGCTCCTCCGGAACGAGCACGGCACCTCGATGGTCCTCGACCATCCCGACCGTGCCGGCTGCATCGTCTATGATCCTCCATCATCACAGGACGTTCTTGTATGA
- a CDS encoding MBL fold metallo-hydrolase, whose amino-acid sequence MSIELEFWGAARTVTGSMHLLRVNGKRILLDCGMYHGRRDEALERNSTFPFDPSSIDAIVLSHAHIDHSGNLPGIVKHGFSGPIYCTPATESLCQVMLKDSAYIQEKDAEFINRRHKKKRLPLVEPLYTENDVLDTLDLFQSFNYSRDFDVVDGIRCRFEDAGHILGSASVSLELGANGTRTTLAYTGDLGRPHLPILRDPVLIANEHTEYLICESTYGGRFHAAQEDMEDQLLQPILRAMERKGKIVIPAFSVGRTQEIVYTLHQLNKAGKLPHIPVYVDSPLSVNVTDVFKKHTECFDEETLAILHAPDHNDPFGFERLTYVRTLEESKALNQKPGPFIVIAASGMCEAGRIVHHLANSVGDPKNLICIVGYQAEHTLGKRLVMKEPMVNIFGEPHELKAEVVVLNSFSAHADRTEILDYLHEFPRRPLKKVFLVHGDPDQSEKLGATLREEKFGEVLIPSRGTRIPLA is encoded by the coding sequence ATGAGCATCGAACTCGAGTTCTGGGGCGCCGCACGGACCGTCACCGGTTCCATGCACCTTCTCCGCGTGAACGGGAAACGCATCCTCCTGGATTGCGGGATGTATCACGGCAGACGTGATGAGGCGCTCGAACGGAACAGCACGTTCCCGTTCGATCCCTCTTCCATCGATGCGATCGTGCTCTCCCATGCCCACATCGATCACAGCGGCAATCTTCCGGGCATCGTGAAGCACGGATTCTCGGGTCCCATCTATTGCACTCCCGCCACGGAGAGCCTGTGTCAGGTGATGCTCAAGGACAGCGCGTACATCCAGGAAAAGGACGCCGAGTTCATCAATAGACGGCACAAGAAGAAGCGCCTCCCTCTTGTGGAGCCGCTGTACACCGAAAATGACGTCCTGGACACGCTGGACCTGTTCCAATCGTTCAACTACTCCAGGGACTTCGATGTCGTGGACGGCATTCGCTGCCGCTTCGAAGACGCCGGCCACATCCTGGGTTCAGCGTCCGTCTCTCTCGAGCTGGGCGCCAACGGCACGCGGACAACGCTTGCGTACACCGGCGACCTCGGCCGTCCGCACCTCCCCATCCTGCGCGACCCGGTGCTGATCGCCAACGAGCATACGGAGTATCTGATCTGCGAGTCCACCTACGGCGGCCGGTTCCATGCAGCACAGGAAGACATGGAGGACCAGCTCCTCCAGCCGATCCTCCGGGCGATGGAACGCAAAGGGAAGATCGTCATCCCCGCGTTCAGCGTGGGCCGGACGCAGGAGATCGTGTACACGCTGCACCAGTTGAACAAAGCGGGGAAGCTCCCGCACATCCCGGTCTACGTGGACAGCCCGCTCTCCGTGAACGTCACCGATGTGTTCAAGAAGCACACGGAATGCTTCGACGAAGAGACGCTGGCGATCCTGCATGCCCCCGACCACAACGATCCCTTCGGCTTCGAACGGCTGACGTACGTGCGCACATTGGAAGAATCCAAAGCGCTGAATCAGAAGCCCGGGCCGTTCATCGTCATCGCCGCTTCGGGCATGTGCGAAGCCGGACGCATCGTCCACCATCTCGCCAACTCCGTCGGCGATCCGAAGAACCTCATCTGCATCGTCGGCTATCAGGCCGAACACACCCTTGGCAAGCGTCTTGTCATGAAGGAACCGATGGTGAACATCTTCGGGGAGCCGCACGAACTGAAGGCCGAGGTCGTGGTGCTCAACTCCTTCAGCGCGCATGCGGACCGGACCGAGATCCTCGACTACCTTCACGAGTTCCCGCGCCGGCCGTTGAAGAAGGTCTTCCTCGTTCACGGCGACCCCGATCAGTCCGAAAAACTCGGGGCGACGCTCCGCGAGGAGAAATTCGGCGAGGTCCTCATCCCCTCGCGCGGGACACGCATCCCGCTCGCATGA
- a CDS encoding ATP-binding protein — translation MPKAPRSIFRITLRSVPKSVMRVEGYLNKINAVVGLDEIAMHKLMVSLTEAVNNAILHGNASDPTKRVKVSCEVLPGWLLFQINDEGKGFRADHIRNPLKEENLHRASGRGVFLMRTLMDKVEFTHAPEGMQVRLWLNTNK, via the coding sequence ATGCCGAAAGCACCCCGATCGATCTTCCGCATCACTCTCCGGAGTGTCCCGAAAAGCGTCATGCGCGTTGAGGGCTATCTGAACAAGATCAATGCCGTGGTCGGACTCGATGAGATCGCGATGCACAAGCTGATGGTCTCGCTCACCGAGGCCGTCAACAACGCGATCCTGCACGGCAATGCCTCCGATCCGACGAAGCGCGTGAAGGTCTCCTGCGAGGTCCTGCCGGGGTGGTTGCTGTTTCAGATCAACGATGAGGGGAAGGGGTTCCGTGCGGATCATATCCGGAATCCGCTCAAGGAAGAGAACCTGCACCGCGCGAGCGGACGCGGCGTGTTCCTGATGCGCACGCTCATGGACAAGGTCGAGTTCACGCATGCGCCGGAGGGGATGCAGGTGCGACTCTGGCTCAACACGAACAAGTAA